The Gemmata palustris genome includes a region encoding these proteins:
- a CDS encoding VOC family protein yields MAGLNVTHLDHCSVLITDVAQARAFYAGVLGLKEIPKPKTFDFVALWFQLGDGQTLHLLQKPQPDSRSPRHFALRVPDVAQAREHFRTQRIEIQETGPIPHCDRFFVSDPDGNRIEIIQWLEPYDPAASGAGQLDT; encoded by the coding sequence ATGGCGGGATTGAACGTGACTCACCTCGACCACTGTTCCGTGCTCATTACGGACGTGGCGCAGGCGCGGGCGTTCTACGCGGGCGTGTTGGGGTTGAAGGAGATCCCGAAGCCGAAGACGTTTGATTTCGTCGCACTGTGGTTCCAACTGGGTGACGGGCAAACGCTGCACCTGCTCCAGAAACCGCAGCCCGATTCGCGGAGCCCGCGGCACTTCGCCCTTCGTGTGCCGGATGTCGCGCAGGCGCGTGAGCACTTCCGCACACAGCGCATCGAGATTCAGGAAACTGGGCCGATCCCCCACTGCGACCGGTTCTTCGTGAGCGACCCGGACGGCAACCGGATCGAAATCATTCAGTGGCTTGAACCTTACGATCCCGCAGCAAGCGGCGCCGGACAACTCGACACTTAA